In Anaerolineae bacterium, the DNA window GAACGCCTCAGTTTGCCCGTACCATATCTCTCTCTATTTGCTACAGCAGAGGGAGTGCTTTGGACTGAAACCGTAACCATGGCCTGCACGCGGGATACCGGCATGGCCGCTTGTGACATTGGTGCCATTCCACCGCCGCAAGCCAGCCAGGCCAGATTAATAAATGAACCTCGTCAGAAACCTGGGCAAAATATGATTGTCCGCGCTTTTGGCGCTTTGTTTAGTCAAATCATCCCACCAGGAGGTGATTGATGGATCTACCAGAATGGGGACCTGAACTTTTTAAACAAATGAGCCAGACTGAGCTTTTGATTGCCCTGTTGCGGGCGTTGGTTATTTTCATTGCAGGCTTTTTCCTGGCCCGGTTGGTTAGCCGGATGGTCCGGCATCTCTTCAGCGACTCCGCCAGCCCGCACCTGGCCATGCTGGCCCAACGGGGAGCCTCCTATCTGGTGCTGATTTTGTTTGGCATCTGGGGGCTATATGAGTTAGGTTTTAACCTGGGCGTTCTGCTTGGCGCAGCCGGTATTCTGACCGTGGCTATTGGTTTTGCCGCGCAAACCTCTATGTCGAATCTGATCAGCGGCCTGTTTCTGATTGGGGAAAAACCATTTCAGATTGGCGACCTTATTAAAGTTGACCAAACCGTAGGCGAAGTCCTATCCATTGATCTGCTCTCCATTAAATTGCGCACCTTTGATAACACCTACGTCCGCATTCCCAATGAAACCATTATTAAAACGCAAGTGAGCACCCTGACCAAATTTCCCATCCGTCGAGTTGATTTGCAAATTGGCGTGGCTTACAAAGAAGACATAGCCAGGGTGCAGCAAATCCTCGCGGCAGTGGCCGATAAAAATCCGCTCTGTCTGGAAGAGCCGCCGCCCCTGTTCATTGTTCAGGGTTTTGGCGATTCGGCCATCAATATTCAATTTTCGGTATGGGGCCAACGCGAGGAGTATCTGACCATTAAGAATCAACTACAAATAGAAATCAAAGTTGCGTTTGACCAAGAAGGCATCGAAATCCCCTTCCCCCACCGCACGTTGTACCCCGGCAGTGTGGCCGAACCTTTTCCGGTCAGTATTGTGTCGGGGCAAGCAGGTAGGGGCCAGAGCGGGTTGTAAAAAAAATGCCACACAACCGTTTACTTTACCACAACCTTGATACCCTTTTTCC includes these proteins:
- a CDS encoding mechanosensitive ion channel family protein, which produces MSQTELLIALLRALVIFIAGFFLARLVSRMVRHLFSDSASPHLAMLAQRGASYLVLILFGIWGLYELGFNLGVLLGAAGILTVAIGFAAQTSMSNLISGLFLIGEKPFQIGDLIKVDQTVGEVLSIDLLSIKLRTFDNTYVRIPNETIIKTQVSTLTKFPIRRVDLQIGVAYKEDIARVQQILAAVADKNPLCLEEPPPLFIVQGFGDSAINIQFSVWGQREEYLTIKNQLQIEIKVAFDQEGIEIPFPHRTLYPGSVAEPFPVSIVSGQAGRGQSGL